One Methylocapsa sp. D3K7 DNA window includes the following coding sequences:
- a CDS encoding GH25 family lysozyme, with amino-acid sequence MRNFSRWFPVLGSFSWMGLALLAGGCAGGVTGDDIFPTPAEYEVGGIDVSRYQGDIDWNSVHASGVRFAWIKATEGGDRVDEKFAQNWASAKAAGVPRGAYHFAYWCRPMAEQATWFTANVPNDPDALPPVLDVEWNGQSRTCPKRIPRDIALAQMKVMLAAMERAYGKRPVIYTSVDFHRDVMQGEFTDYPVWVRSVKCHPALKYANRRWHFWQHTAEGHVAGIRGYVDRNAFNGSAKDWQAWLANNKSLADNKPAGARGA; translated from the coding sequence ATGCGAAATTTTTCCCGTTGGTTTCCAGTACTCGGCTCCTTTTCGTGGATGGGCCTCGCGCTGCTCGCGGGGGGCTGTGCGGGCGGCGTTACCGGCGACGATATTTTTCCGACCCCGGCGGAATATGAGGTGGGCGGCATCGATGTCTCCAGATATCAGGGCGACATCGACTGGAATAGCGTGCACGCTTCGGGGGTGCGATTCGCCTGGATCAAGGCGACCGAGGGCGGTGACCGCGTCGACGAGAAATTTGCCCAAAATTGGGCGTCGGCGAAAGCCGCAGGCGTGCCGCGTGGCGCCTATCATTTTGCCTATTGGTGCAGGCCCATGGCGGAACAAGCCACCTGGTTTACCGCGAATGTTCCCAATGATCCGGATGCCTTACCTCCGGTCCTAGATGTCGAATGGAACGGGCAATCGAGGACGTGCCCGAAACGCATTCCCCGCGACATCGCCCTGGCACAGATGAAAGTCATGCTTGCCGCGATGGAGCGGGCCTATGGAAAAAGGCCGGTGATTTATACATCCGTCGATTTCCATCGCGACGTGATGCAGGGGGAATTTACCGATTACCCGGTCTGGGTCCGCAGCGTAAAGTGCCATCCCGCCCTCAAATATGCCAATCGCCGCTGGCATTTCTGGCAGCATACAGCTGAGGGCCATGTGGCCGGCATTCGCGGCTATGTCGATCGCAACGCGTTCAATGGTTCGGCCAAGGATTGGCAGGCGTGGCTCGCCAACAACAAATCGCTCGCCGACAACAAACCGGCTGGCGCGCGTGGCGCCTGA
- a CDS encoding sigma-70 family RNA polymerase sigma factor — protein sequence MTKTSSNEQFALVVMPHLDDAYALARWLTGNGTDAEDIVQEASLRALRGLDRYAGGNARAWFLAITRNTAFTWLARNRPKALVVTEDIETLAAVDSSETPEEALIAKAGANELERAIGALPPPFKETLVLRDINGLNYREIAEITGAPLGTVMSRLARARGLLMAALAGQGAK from the coding sequence TTGACGAAGACCTCCTCGAACGAACAATTTGCCCTGGTGGTCATGCCTCACCTCGACGACGCTTATGCGCTGGCCCGCTGGCTGACCGGCAATGGCACCGATGCGGAGGATATTGTCCAGGAGGCCAGTCTGCGGGCCTTGCGGGGGCTGGATCGCTATGCTGGCGGCAACGCGCGGGCGTGGTTTCTTGCCATCACACGAAACACGGCCTTCACCTGGCTCGCCCGCAACCGGCCGAAAGCGCTAGTGGTTACCGAAGACATCGAAACCTTGGCGGCAGTTGACAGTTCGGAAACGCCGGAAGAAGCCTTGATCGCCAAAGCCGGCGCCAATGAACTTGAAAGGGCGATTGGCGCCTTGCCGCCGCCCTTTAAGGAAACCCTTGTGCTGCGCGACATCAATGGATTGAATTACCGCGAGATCGCCGAGATCACAGGCGCGCCCCTGGGCACCGTCATGTCGCGCCTTGCCCGCGCACGCGGTCTCCTCATGGCGGCCTTGGCGGGTCAGGGGGCAAAATGA
- the lhgO gene encoding L-2-hydroxyglutarate oxidase → MMIYDFAIVGGGIVGLAAAREILRARPGATIIILEKESAVARHQTGHNSGVIHAGIYYAPGSLKARFCREGAAATKAFCAEQGIKVENCGKLLVATNDRELAQMEALFERAKQNGIAAERIDAAGLRRLEPNITGTGALRVASTAIVDYKLVAAAFAQIAAEKGANLQLGTEIVAIREDPDAIEVSTVHQTWRARFLIVCAGLQSDRLAKLAGLKIDHRIVPFRGEFYTLPQSRTGLITHLIYPIPDPSLPFVGIHLTRTIDGRIIVGPNAVLGFAREGYKKLSFRPQDVIDYLAFPGFWQVARTHFASGVEEMRNSFWKRGYLAQCRKYCPGLSLADLQPGLTGIRAQAVLRDGTLVHDFLFAETARMLHVCNAPSPAATSAIPIARMIAEKVLTRFERD, encoded by the coding sequence ATCATGATTTATGATTTTGCAATTGTTGGGGGCGGGATTGTCGGCCTGGCGGCCGCCCGCGAAATTTTGCGCGCGCGGCCCGGAGCCACGATTATTATCCTCGAAAAGGAAAGCGCCGTCGCCCGTCATCAAACCGGGCATAACAGCGGCGTCATCCATGCCGGCATTTATTATGCGCCAGGAAGCCTCAAAGCGCGGTTTTGCCGCGAAGGCGCTGCCGCGACGAAAGCTTTCTGCGCGGAGCAAGGAATAAAAGTCGAAAATTGCGGCAAGCTTCTCGTTGCGACCAATGACCGCGAACTAGCCCAGATGGAGGCTTTGTTCGAGCGCGCCAAGCAAAACGGCATCGCGGCCGAACGGATCGATGCCGCCGGGCTACGGCGTCTCGAACCAAATATCACCGGCACCGGTGCTTTGCGGGTCGCGTCAACCGCAATCGTTGATTACAAATTGGTTGCCGCGGCGTTTGCCCAAATCGCGGCGGAGAAAGGGGCCAATTTACAGCTTGGCACTGAAATCGTCGCCATTCGCGAAGACCCAGACGCCATCGAAGTTTCGACCGTGCATCAAACGTGGCGCGCGCGATTTTTGATCGTGTGCGCGGGTCTGCAGTCCGACCGTCTTGCCAAATTGGCCGGTTTAAAAATCGATCACCGGATCGTGCCGTTTCGCGGTGAGTTTTACACCTTGCCGCAATCGCGAACGGGACTGATCACCCATTTGATCTATCCAATTCCAGACCCATCGCTGCCGTTTGTTGGGATTCACCTGACGCGGACCATCGATGGACGAATTATCGTCGGCCCCAATGCGGTGCTTGGATTTGCCCGCGAAGGCTATAAAAAATTGTCCTTCAGACCCCAAGATGTCATCGATTACCTGGCATTTCCAGGTTTTTGGCAAGTTGCCCGAACCCATTTCGCATCGGGCGTCGAAGAGATGCGAAACTCCTTCTGGAAGCGCGGCTACCTCGCGCAATGCCGGAAATATTGCCCGGGGCTGTCGCTCGCCGATCTCCAACCTGGGCTCACGGGCATTCGGGCCCAAGCGGTTCTACGTGACGGAACTCTCGTGCATGATTTTCTCTTCGCGGAAACCGCCAGAATGCTGCATGTCTGCAATGCTCCCTCGCCTGCCGCGACATCGGCAATTCCAATTGCCCGTATGATCGCCGAAAAAGTCTTGACGCGGTTCGAGCGCGACTAA
- a CDS encoding FAD-dependent monooxygenase produces MSVPIAETQADILVAGAGAAGLSAALALAQAGFFTVCVGHVDTRPNGRTVALFEASLRFYKALGVWPYFRGKTAPLAKITMLDATNARLPVPSLTFAASEIGLAAFGENVENNVLIEGLADIASASPNLLLREGMIGDIHFESDSVHASLADGSRISARLAVAADGRKSLLRTKAGIGTRTWTYPQIAFTALLAHAKPHRNISTEFHTRSGPCTLVPLRPAGGKPNRSSLVWLMSASDAEQRRALPQSALEQEIEDQIDSLLGKIEIDGPCGFFPMAGMSTNRLCGHRVALVGEAAHIFPPLAAQGLNLSLRDAAALVEVLEDARATGDDIGAAQTLKPYESSRRSDIFLRTNGVDILNRSLLTDFFPVDFLRGAGLLAFSAIGPLRRALMREGVLPHGALPRLMQEPAGNRLTRSSRALARP; encoded by the coding sequence ATGTCTGTTCCTATTGCCGAAACACAAGCCGACATTCTCGTTGCTGGCGCTGGTGCGGCCGGTCTTTCTGCCGCGCTCGCCCTGGCGCAAGCGGGATTTTTCACCGTCTGCGTTGGCCATGTCGATACCCGCCCCAACGGCCGGACCGTCGCGCTTTTTGAGGCTTCGCTCCGGTTTTACAAAGCCCTCGGCGTCTGGCCGTATTTTCGCGGCAAGACCGCGCCGCTTGCCAAAATCACCATGCTGGATGCCACCAATGCGCGGCTGCCGGTGCCCTCGCTCACCTTCGCGGCGAGCGAGATCGGCCTTGCCGCCTTTGGCGAGAATGTCGAAAACAATGTCCTGATCGAAGGCCTTGCAGACATCGCCTCGGCGTCCCCGAACCTGCTTCTGCGCGAAGGCATGATCGGCGATATTCACTTCGAATCTGACTCCGTCCACGCCAGCCTCGCCGATGGATCTCGTATCTCGGCAAGGCTCGCCGTCGCCGCCGACGGCCGCAAATCCCTTCTCCGGACAAAAGCGGGAATTGGCACCCGCACTTGGACCTATCCGCAAATTGCCTTCACAGCCCTGCTCGCGCACGCCAAACCGCACCGGAATATCTCGACGGAATTTCACACGCGTTCGGGTCCATGCACCCTGGTTCCGCTTCGCCCAGCCGGCGGCAAGCCAAACCGCTCAAGCCTCGTGTGGCTCATGTCCGCGTCGGATGCGGAGCAGCGGCGCGCCCTCCCCCAATCTGCCCTCGAACAAGAAATCGAAGACCAAATCGATTCGCTTCTGGGCAAGATCGAGATCGATGGGCCCTGCGGCTTTTTCCCTATGGCAGGGATGAGCACAAATCGACTCTGCGGCCATCGCGTCGCCCTTGTCGGCGAAGCCGCGCATATTTTTCCACCCCTTGCCGCGCAAGGGCTCAACCTCAGTCTGCGCGATGCCGCCGCGCTTGTCGAAGTTTTGGAGGACGCACGGGCAACCGGCGACGATATCGGGGCCGCGCAAACCCTCAAACCTTATGAGAGCAGCCGCCGGAGCGACATCTTCCTACGTACGAATGGCGTCGATATTCTCAATCGCTCCTTGCTTACCGATTTTTTTCCCGTGGATTTTCTGCGTGGCGCCGGTTTGCTGGCTTTCTCGGCGATCGGCCCATTGCGCCGGGCCTTGATGCGGGAGGGCGTTCTCCCCCATGGGGCCTTGCCGCGTCTCATGCAAGAGCCGGCCGGCAACCGTTTGACGCGATCGTCCCGGGCTCTTGCCAGGCCATGA
- a CDS encoding efflux RND transporter periplasmic adaptor subunit: MKRIFIIVTLLASGAALAGVATQGLLSARAVFASKTMAAATQAELAAPEKKSTPPQGVTETGKTPDGLIDMAADRIAAQEIEVAPVEGGVLARLLSVPGTVILDADLVARVPARVVGTVTQMRKRLGDSVTQGEVVAVLDSREVADAKSEYLTASVAFDLDKTMFERSQVLWAKRISAEQQYLQARAKFLETELRLDLARQKLSALNLDPAEVAKAAKQDSAAKSGVSSLRAYEIRSLISGRVIERKVDVGSLVGSQGDPSDLYMIADLSRVWIELAVPTADLLMIEEGQAVTLTSGGDGGKHGDGRIIFISPLVHPDTRSARVISEIANADFFWRPGAVVTAAIAIKEDPVDVRVPRTALQTIGGEQVVFVRTSGGFQKRIVTIGGSDAQAVEITSGLISGEQIAVKNTFLLKAELGKGDAGAGD; encoded by the coding sequence ATGAAACGGATTTTCATCATCGTGACCCTTTTGGCCAGCGGTGCCGCGTTGGCTGGCGTGGCGACACAGGGGTTGCTAAGCGCGCGTGCTGTCTTCGCCTCAAAGACGATGGCGGCGGCAACACAAGCCGAGCTCGCGGCGCCGGAAAAAAAATCCACGCCCCCACAAGGCGTGACTGAGACCGGCAAAACGCCGGATGGCTTGATCGACATGGCGGCGGATCGGATCGCGGCACAGGAAATCGAGGTTGCCCCGGTCGAGGGAGGCGTTCTTGCGCGGCTGCTTAGCGTGCCGGGCACGGTCATCTTGGATGCGGATCTGGTTGCTCGCGTGCCCGCCAGGGTGGTCGGCACGGTCACCCAAATGCGCAAACGTTTGGGAGATTCCGTCACCCAAGGTGAGGTCGTGGCCGTTCTCGACAGCCGCGAGGTCGCCGATGCCAAAAGCGAATATCTGACGGCTTCGGTCGCCTTTGATCTGGATAAGACGATGTTCGAACGTTCGCAGGTTCTTTGGGCCAAGAGGATCTCCGCTGAACAGCAGTATCTTCAAGCACGCGCCAAGTTTCTGGAGACAGAGCTGAGACTCGATTTGGCCCGGCAGAAACTTTCCGCGCTCAACCTCGATCCAGCCGAAGTGGCGAAGGCGGCGAAGCAAGACAGCGCCGCGAAATCCGGTGTCTCAAGCCTTCGGGCCTATGAAATCCGGTCTCTGATCAGCGGCAGGGTGATCGAGCGCAAAGTGGATGTCGGCTCCTTGGTCGGGAGCCAGGGTGATCCGTCGGATCTCTATATGATTGCCGATCTCTCCAGGGTCTGGATCGAGTTGGCGGTGCCAACAGCAGATCTCCTTATGATCGAGGAAGGCCAGGCGGTCACCCTCACAAGCGGCGGGGACGGCGGCAAGCACGGTGATGGACGGATCATATTCATCAGCCCGCTTGTGCATCCCGATACGCGCTCGGCAAGGGTGATTTCCGAGATCGCCAACGCGGACTTCTTCTGGCGCCCTGGCGCTGTCGTGACAGCCGCGATTGCGATCAAGGAAGATCCCGTGGATGTCCGCGTTCCCCGCACGGCGCTCCAGACAATCGGCGGCGAGCAAGTGGTTTTTGTCCGGACATCAGGGGGGTTTCAAAAGCGAATCGTCACGATCGGCGGCTCGGACGCGCAAGCTGTCGAAATCACGTCCGGCCTCATTTCGGGCGAACAGATCGCGGTCAAAAACACATTCCTGCTCAAGGCCGAACTTGGCAAGGGCGACGCTGGGGCAGGCGATTAG
- a CDS encoding DUF1772 domain-containing protein, whose protein sequence is MLAGQLALITAALFTGAAVYINIAEHPARLGLDDRALLAEWKPAYKRGFAMNASLAVIGFVLGASAAYFQSDWRWLAGALVLVANWPFTLIVIMPVNNRLMAMEPEKAGPESRALIQQWGRLHAVRSSLGAAATVMFLWASLL, encoded by the coding sequence GTGCTCGCAGGACAATTGGCGCTCATCACCGCCGCGCTCTTTACCGGTGCCGCGGTCTACATCAACATCGCGGAACACCCCGCCCGCCTTGGGCTTGACGACCGTGCCCTCCTCGCGGAGTGGAAACCCGCATATAAGCGCGGCTTTGCGATGAACGCGTCTTTAGCGGTAATCGGCTTTGTCTTAGGTGCCAGTGCCGCTTACTTTCAATCGGATTGGCGCTGGCTCGCTGGCGCGCTTGTCCTTGTCGCGAATTGGCCATTCACCCTGATCGTGATCATGCCGGTGAACAATCGTCTCATGGCGATGGAACCAGAGAAGGCTGGGCCTGAGAGCCGCGCGTTGATTCAGCAGTGGGGACGGCTGCATGCTGTTCGGAGTTCTCTCGGCGCTGCCGCGACCGTGATGTTTCTTTGGGCGTCGCTCCTATAG
- a CDS encoding CusA/CzcA family heavy metal efflux RND transporter has translation MIARVLSFSVHQRWLVVLLTLAAAAFGAWSMTRLPIDAVPDITNNQVQINTIAPALSPIDIEKQVTYPLETALAGIPGLEYTRSFSRNGFSQITAVFDDKTDIYFARQQVNERLTEAKVNLPPGAEPRMGPVSTGLGEIYMWTVHYKPPDKNALGKDGKPGSQSDGSYITPEGEHLTPGLERTAYLRTVQTWIIRPQLKMVPGVAGVDTIGGFQKEYHVQPDPAKLIGLDLSFGDLATAIESNNVNRGAGYLEDNGESFVVRSSGRLESIRDIGNVVVATRGGVPVRVKDVAEVKLGRELRTGSASENGEEAVVGTALMLIGGNSRSVSAMVDAKMKEISRSLPPDVEVETVLNRTLLVDATVKTVATNLAEGAFLVILVLFLLLGNFRAAFITALVIPIAMLLTMAGMVQGKISANLMSLGALDFGLIVDGAVIITENSLRRLAGRQHASRRPLTQAERLSTVIESAQEMIKPTVYGQAIIILVYVPLLTFTGIEGKMFEPMALTVIIALASAFVLSLTFVPAMIAIAITGCIQEKENVFVRGLKALYAPALRRAIDAPAAFIAGAVVLLIFAGLLFTRLGQEFIPTLDEKNIAMNALRIPSTSLSQSQAMQLMIEKTVRRFPQVAVVFSKTGTAEVATDPMPPNTSDTFIMFKPRNEWPDPHLTKAELQQQLEEALGGLAGNAYEFSQPIQWRFNELIAGVRGDIAIKVFGEEFEPMLRVANQIASLLRGAQGAEDVKVEQVEGLPFLEIKIDKAEIARLGLSLSAVQDVIGAAIGGREAGVVFEGDRRFPIIVRLNDQLRENMEALKNLPVPLPPSTQNGRETAILLKQVARFVMSEGPNQISRENGKRRVVVTANVRGRDIASLVAEVQGKVAQKIQLPAGYWVTWGGQFENLAAARQRLMIVVPGCFFLIYLLLYTALGSPRDGLLVFSAVPLALTGGVVALWLRGMPFSVSAAVGFIALSGVAVLNGLVMLSYIKQLIGEGMPFLSAIYQGAITRLRPVAMTALVASLGFVPMALATGTGAEVQKPIATVVIGGLISATLLTLLVLPALYARFGHHKSTAKAIGRSKEEACRGAAYE, from the coding sequence ATGATTGCGCGCGTTTTATCCTTTTCCGTTCATCAGCGCTGGCTTGTCGTACTGCTCACCCTTGCAGCCGCCGCCTTTGGCGCCTGGTCGATGACCAGACTGCCGATCGACGCGGTCCCCGATATCACCAACAACCAGGTGCAAATCAACACGATTGCGCCAGCGCTCTCGCCCATTGATATTGAAAAGCAAGTCACCTATCCACTCGAGACCGCGCTCGCCGGAATCCCTGGGCTCGAATATACGCGGTCCTTTTCGCGCAACGGCTTTTCGCAGATAACCGCCGTCTTCGACGACAAGACCGATATTTATTTCGCGCGCCAGCAGGTCAATGAGCGGTTGACCGAGGCCAAGGTGAATCTGCCGCCGGGCGCCGAGCCGCGCATGGGACCCGTCTCCACCGGGCTTGGCGAGATTTACATGTGGACCGTCCACTATAAGCCGCCGGACAAGAATGCGCTGGGAAAGGATGGCAAACCCGGGTCGCAAAGCGATGGGAGCTACATTACACCAGAAGGCGAGCACCTTACTCCTGGTCTCGAACGCACGGCCTATCTTCGTACCGTGCAGACTTGGATCATTCGTCCGCAGCTCAAAATGGTCCCAGGGGTTGCCGGTGTCGACACCATCGGCGGATTCCAGAAGGAATACCACGTCCAGCCGGACCCGGCGAAGCTCATCGGGCTTGACCTCTCCTTCGGCGATCTCGCCACGGCGATCGAGAGCAACAATGTGAACCGCGGCGCCGGCTACCTCGAGGACAATGGCGAATCCTTTGTCGTGCGGTCCAGCGGGCGCTTGGAAAGCATTCGGGACATTGGCAATGTCGTCGTTGCGACCCGGGGCGGCGTGCCCGTGCGGGTGAAGGATGTCGCGGAGGTGAAGCTCGGACGGGAGCTGCGGACTGGCAGCGCCAGCGAGAATGGCGAGGAGGCCGTCGTCGGTACGGCGTTGATGCTGATCGGTGGCAACAGCCGCAGCGTATCGGCGATGGTCGATGCCAAAATGAAGGAGATCAGCCGCTCGCTTCCGCCCGACGTCGAGGTCGAGACGGTTTTGAACCGTACGCTCCTTGTGGACGCGACCGTGAAGACGGTTGCGACAAATCTCGCCGAGGGCGCGTTCCTCGTCATCCTCGTTCTATTCTTGCTGCTTGGAAACTTCCGGGCCGCGTTCATCACGGCTTTGGTGATCCCGATCGCGATGCTGCTCACCATGGCGGGAATGGTCCAAGGCAAGATCAGCGCGAATCTCATGAGTCTCGGCGCCCTCGATTTTGGTCTCATTGTCGATGGCGCCGTCATCATCACAGAGAACAGCCTCAGACGCTTGGCTGGCCGTCAGCACGCGTCTCGACGCCCGCTCACTCAAGCAGAGCGTCTGAGCACTGTGATCGAGTCGGCGCAGGAGATGATCAAGCCTACCGTCTACGGCCAAGCCATCATTATTTTGGTTTATGTGCCGCTCCTGACTTTCACAGGCATCGAAGGAAAGATGTTCGAACCGATGGCACTGACGGTCATTATCGCGCTTGCCTCTGCGTTCGTCCTCTCGTTGACCTTCGTGCCCGCGATGATCGCCATCGCGATCACAGGCTGTATTCAGGAAAAGGAGAATGTTTTCGTTCGCGGGCTTAAGGCGCTCTACGCGCCCGCGCTGCGCCGCGCCATTGATGCTCCGGCTGCCTTCATCGCTGGCGCCGTGGTGTTGCTCATTTTTGCGGGACTGCTCTTTACCCGGCTTGGCCAGGAGTTCATTCCGACGCTCGATGAGAAAAATATCGCCATGAATGCCTTGCGTATTCCGAGCACGTCGCTTTCCCAATCGCAAGCCATGCAGCTCATGATCGAGAAGACTGTCCGCCGGTTTCCACAAGTCGCAGTCGTCTTCTCAAAAACGGGAACGGCCGAAGTGGCGACGGATCCGATGCCTCCCAACACTTCGGACACATTCATCATGTTTAAGCCGAGGAACGAGTGGCCTGACCCGCACCTGACCAAGGCGGAGCTACAGCAGCAGTTAGAGGAGGCTCTGGGAGGTTTGGCCGGCAATGCCTATGAATTCTCCCAGCCGATTCAGTGGCGTTTCAACGAATTGATCGCGGGGGTGCGCGGCGACATTGCCATCAAGGTCTTCGGCGAGGAGTTCGAGCCGATGTTGCGGGTTGCAAACCAAATCGCCTCCCTCTTGCGTGGCGCCCAGGGTGCCGAGGATGTCAAGGTCGAGCAAGTGGAAGGCCTTCCGTTCCTGGAGATCAAGATCGACAAGGCGGAGATCGCCCGTCTCGGTCTTAGCCTATCCGCTGTCCAAGATGTTATCGGCGCGGCGATCGGCGGGCGCGAAGCCGGTGTCGTCTTTGAAGGAGACCGGCGTTTCCCCATTATCGTCCGTCTCAATGACCAGCTGCGCGAGAATATGGAAGCGTTGAAGAACCTGCCAGTGCCATTGCCACCTTCGACTCAAAACGGGCGGGAGACCGCGATCTTGCTCAAGCAAGTCGCACGCTTTGTGATGTCGGAGGGGCCAAATCAGATCTCGCGCGAAAATGGCAAGCGGCGCGTCGTCGTCACGGCGAATGTGCGAGGCCGCGACATTGCCTCGCTAGTGGCCGAGGTGCAAGGAAAAGTCGCGCAAAAGATTCAACTACCAGCCGGATATTGGGTGACTTGGGGCGGCCAGTTCGAGAATCTCGCCGCCGCACGGCAGCGTCTGATGATCGTGGTGCCAGGCTGCTTCTTCTTGATCTACCTGCTGCTCTATACCGCTCTTGGCAGCCCGCGCGACGGACTCCTCGTGTTCAGCGCCGTTCCCCTGGCCCTGACCGGCGGCGTTGTTGCATTGTGGCTGCGCGGCATGCCGTTTTCCGTTTCGGCGGCGGTCGGGTTTATCGCGCTCTCTGGCGTGGCGGTGTTGAACGGTCTCGTGATGCTGAGCTACATCAAGCAGCTGATCGGGGAGGGGATGCCCTTCCTTTCCGCGATTTATCAAGGCGCTATCACCCGGTTGCGGCCAGTTGCGATGACGGCTCTCGTCGCCTCGCTCGGTTTTGTGCCAATGGCCTTGGCAACCGGCACCGGTGCCGAGGTACAAAAACCTATCGCGACGGTCGTGATTGGCGGCTTGATCAGTGCGACGCTCCTCACATTGCTCGTCTTACCAGCCCTTTATGCGCGCTTCGGCCATCATAAATCCACAGCCAAGGCAATCGGGCGTTCAAAGGAGGAAGCTTGCCGTGGCGCAGCCTATGAATAA
- the xth gene encoding exodeoxyribonuclease III gives MKIATWNVNSVRQRTEHLVRYLRTAKPDVLCLQELKCIDTAFPYAEIEAEGYNAAVHGQKGFNGVALLAKTPIEVARGLPGDPDDEQARYIEAVVPNGEGVVRVASIYLPNGNPPQTEKYSYKLAFMDRLIAHAKDLLALEEPLVLAGDYNVIPMPRDAADPAAWEDDALYLPQTRARFRGLLNLGLTDALRATSDAAGLYTFWDYQAGAWQRNKGIRIDHLLLSPQAADQLSEVAIVKESRAEDKPSDHVPVEIILA, from the coding sequence ATGAAAATCGCGACCTGGAACGTCAATTCCGTCCGCCAGCGAACTGAACATTTGGTGCGCTATCTTCGCACCGCGAAGCCCGATGTTCTTTGCCTGCAAGAACTGAAATGCATCGACACTGCGTTCCCCTATGCGGAGATCGAAGCGGAAGGCTACAATGCCGCCGTGCATGGGCAAAAAGGCTTTAACGGGGTTGCCCTACTCGCCAAGACGCCGATCGAAGTCGCGCGGGGGCTGCCGGGCGATCCGGACGATGAGCAGGCGCGATATATCGAGGCAGTCGTCCCAAACGGCGAGGGAGTTGTCCGCGTCGCCTCGATCTATCTGCCGAACGGCAATCCGCCGCAAACGGAGAAATACAGCTACAAGCTCGCCTTCATGGACCGGCTCATCGCGCATGCGAAAGATCTGCTGGCGCTCGAGGAGCCGCTTGTTCTTGCCGGCGACTACAATGTGATCCCGATGCCTCGCGACGCCGCCGATCCCGCTGCCTGGGAGGACGATGCGCTCTACCTACCGCAGACGCGGGCGCGCTTCCGTGGCCTTCTCAATCTGGGGCTGACCGATGCGCTGCGTGCGACCAGTGACGCGGCGGGACTCTACACATTTTGGGACTATCAAGCGGGCGCCTGGCAACGCAACAAGGGCATCCGCATCGATCATCTGCTGCTCTCTCCGCAAGCAGCGGACCAGCTGTCAGAAGTCGCGATCGTGAAGGAGAGCCGGGCGGAGGACAAACCTTCCGATCACGTGCCGGTGGAAATCATTTTGGCGTGA
- a CDS encoding anti-sigma factor, which produces MTSVEETLLTQAALDGELDAAGMLDFEHRLAENATLAADYGRLKTLREVMQRELVKPVAPQALRDRVARMAVPPVVSRSRTPPPWRAMAASAVLAAGLGSASTWLALQPSIQEAPLADALITDHKRGLLSGQPFDVASSDRHTVKPWFATRFALAPKVVDLAGQGFSLAGGRVDIVAGQPVPVLIYRHNEHFISLTALPARDLPVKSAFNADGYSVEVWRDGGTEYWAISDADPAALTKFKAAFNAANANSGAPD; this is translated from the coding sequence ATGACTTCCGTCGAAGAAACCCTACTCACCCAGGCGGCGCTCGACGGCGAACTCGATGCAGCGGGCATGCTCGATTTTGAACATCGGCTCGCTGAAAATGCCACCCTCGCCGCCGACTACGGCCGCCTGAAAACTTTGCGCGAGGTCATGCAGCGGGAACTCGTCAAGCCGGTGGCGCCGCAAGCCCTGCGTGATCGTGTAGCACGAATGGCCGTGCCTCCCGTTGTGTCCCGGTCCCGCACGCCGCCGCCTTGGCGGGCGATGGCGGCGTCTGCCGTCCTTGCGGCGGGACTGGGCAGCGCTTCGACATGGCTTGCATTGCAACCATCGATCCAAGAGGCCCCTCTCGCCGATGCGCTCATCACCGATCACAAACGTGGTCTGTTGTCCGGACAGCCCTTCGATGTGGCCTCATCCGACCGTCACACGGTCAAACCCTGGTTCGCGACGCGCTTTGCACTGGCGCCAAAGGTGGTTGACCTCGCCGGGCAAGGCTTTTCGCTCGCTGGAGGCCGCGTCGATATTGTCGCGGGCCAACCAGTCCCTGTCTTGATCTACCGGCACAACGAGCATTTTATCAGCCTCACCGCCCTGCCCGCGCGTGACTTGCCAGTCAAATCGGCCTTCAATGCCGATGGCTATTCCGTCGAGGTCTGGCGCGACGGCGGCACCGAATATTGGGCGATTTCGGACGCCGACCCGGCCGCGCTGACGAAGTTCAAGGCGGCATTCAATGCCGCCAACGCCAATTCAGGAGCGCCGGATTGA